The proteins below are encoded in one region of Penicillium psychrofluorescens genome assembly, chromosome: 4:
- a CDS encoding uncharacterized protein (ID:PFLUO_007186-T1.cds;~source:funannotate) produces MTTPNSPEAEADTASSSAATPYGTRSRGRNAPRPNYAEDHDVDMEIEMNAPASKIAKRNSGVALNSIVNGSKSESEKPSPVLPRKSLTNGTNGKEAIPGTSSFSSRPDDVNGTSSLRKRKHAASTSNSQLNPGSTSSTKRIFTSAPGDADGGYFTNMVSFESHGPYLIDEKLQADDGTTFAINDHVYLVCEPPGEAYYLARIMEFVPSKTKPDGFIEAIRVNWYYRPRDIQRHSADPRIVYASMHSDTCPLASLRGKCEIRHVSQISDPVEFKRSRDSFWYEKMFDRYIHRFYDVIPTKDVINVPSKVKRVLDDRWKYILVETGRAKEFTGAVKTCTKCNLFAANSESVDCAVCRSTYHMQCVRPVLTKKPARGFAWACAPCSRAQERKLEARNTPIIGEKRHEGEDEIMEEEEEEAHLNVAVNGTGVSTPAAEDDLMPLPATAEQIAQAKMWPYRYLGVHCRVEDALDYDDRIYPRASSRLGPRHQAIVPAWPGRPVEYVKAIELKRKYAKMNVGKKDSKPSKETQSAMENAKQEKATRPKWVQDEPPGYIPRGEDEPVMVNGKQVRTAELMFKMPTADQIPRREDDGSAAFETQEAREKFIDDYMTQAKKLASDIGVPEYSTNFLDKALELLYSNSFDSQAALAKLKKANKYKDLKEPHLRPEELKLFEQAVTKYGSEWRNITKHVGSVPHRQIVRFYYMWKKTPRGKQIWGSYEGRRGKKDIRRASTTSKLVDDVADDHDDSAFDSEKAVALKLGFQCKFCNTRSSRQWRRAPGVPPGTTVFSDPTSKKDKGPALTVSLCIQCALMWRKYAIQWEDVDEVGKRIATSGNKSWRRRIDEELFTQLIMATETPFIITAATAAVAASLNIPLDNPVLQLEGKLDAAKRKMRTDKDSTATSTATSVEPMPKKAKGTDLPILPDPPKAKTLSCAVCNRVEPTTGDQHLSCRDCRLTVHRNCYGIQDSRPNNKWLCDMCSNDRSPSISTTYECVLCPVSWTEHDLMETSKNTSRKKSDRDKEKERLEKEMVSEAIKLYRQRQEAVGKPVGPREPLKRTAGNNWAHVQCSLWTPELKYGDAKELEPAEGFGFIPKERWREVCKICKSNKGACVPCHFTGCNAHFHIGCAFKAQYRIGFDVTPVKSSRRDSVQTIRLGGEVGAAVPAIYCPHHAVTTVVHEIGEPTSQDGVNALQLFAQTYKQADLTLTGTVRRAAYIQQSVAAPPHHGGHRRASTSNGVAAAKDKPQPTPSEDAPDEMDIDADDHVAPRIVSGVETTRKCVRCSSEFSPRWWPYGRRFESRPSLTNGVGSSFHPRHPPQPFGQPGDGEQAYECHKCHLKNPPEPSPDPRPSPYAAQRPPMLPTPRMPGHTFVAHTHSGPNNSMIGRSPSSYSGGYEQRPGGDNRRNGMSPSAYPSASPAPSHHYQTPHPAGPPPPSHYPSTGPPPLQSYSTHQSPYGPLSARSPHLSQAAPAPRPYAASASPPVVQATPVNRSPQNSLSALNGGPPQRMYSGDRILGAPSHSPPVTQARLADPRGRTPPNRPDDTPSLSASRPPGMNGTGSGSGASASPSLKNLLS; encoded by the exons ATGACCACGCCCAACTCCCCGGAGGCAGAGGCCGATAcggccagctcctccgccgcgacCCCTTACGGCACGCGATCGCGAGGCCGCAACGCGCCACGGCCCAACTACGCTGAGGACCATGACGTTGACATGGAGATCGAGATGAATGCTCCTGCATCCAAGATCGCCAAACGAAATAGTGGCGTCGCCCTTAATAGCATTGTCAATGGCTCTAAATCCGAAAGTGAAAAACCCTCACCGGTGCTCCCCCGGAAGAGTCTGACCAACGGCACTAACGGAAAAGAAGCCATCCCTGGCACCTCATCATTCTCGTCCAGACCAGATGATGTCAATGGGACCAGTTCACTACGAAAACGCAAACATGCTGCCAGCACTTCAAATTCACAGCTGAACCCTGGCAGCACTTCTTCTACCAAGAGGATTTTCACCTCTGCCCCCGGAGATGCTGATGGGGGCTATTTCACCAACATGGTCAGCTTTGAAAGCCACGGGCCTTACTTGATCGATGAAAAATTACAAGCTGATGATGGAACGACCTTCGCTATTAATG ATCATGTCTACCTGGTTTGTGAGCCGCCAGGTGAGGCATACTACCTGGCCCGAATCATGGAGTTTGTGCCATCGAAGACCAAGCCCGACGGGTTCATCGAGGCAATCCGGGTCAATTGGTACTATCGCCCCCGAGACATCCAACGACATAGTGCCGACCCGCGCATTGTTTATGCTTCCATGCACTCAGATACATGCCCCCTTGCCTCATTGCGAGGGAAATGTGAAATCCGCCATGTGTCTCAAATCAGCGACCCTGTGGAGTTCAAGAGGAGTCGGGATTCTTTTTGGTACGAAAAGATGTTCGACCGGTACATCCACCGTTTCTACGATGTCATTCCCACCAAGGACGTAATCAACGTTCCCTCCAAAGTGAAGAGGGTTCTTGATGATCGGTGGAAATACATCTTGGTCGAGACAGGGCGAGCCAAAGAATTCACAGGTGCGGTCAAAACTTGCACGAAATGCAACCTGTTTGCTGCCAACTCTGAGTCGGTGGATTGCGCCGTTTGCCGTTCAACATATCACATGCAATGCGTTCGCCCTGTCCTCACCAAGAAGCCTGCCCGAGGATTTGCCTGGGCTTGTGCGCCTTGTAGCCGCGCCCAGGAACGCAAGCTCGAGGCGCGTAACACCCCGATCATCGGCGAAAAGCGCCACGAGGGCGAAGACGAAatcatggaggaagaggaagaagaagcgcatctCAATGTCGCTGTGAACGGTACCGGTGTCAGCACCCCAGCTGCCGAAGACGATTTGATGCCTCTTCCTGCGACCGCAGAGCAAATCGCACAGGCGAAAATGTGGCCCTATCGCTACTTGGGTGTACATTGCCGAGTGGAGGACGCTCTCGACTACGACGACCGAATTTACCCCCGTGCGAGTTCTCGCTTGGGACCACGACACCAGGCGATCGTTCCTGCCTGGCCAGGGCGCCCGGTGGAATAtgtcaaggccatcgagctCAAGAGAAAGTACGCGAAGATGAACGTCGGCAAAAAGGACAGCAAACCCTCCAAGGAGACCCAGTCCGCGATGGAGAACGCAAAGCAGGAGAAGGCTACTCGACCCAAGTGGGTTCAGGATGAACCGCCGGGGTACATTCCTcgcggcgaggatgagccggTCATGGTCAATGGGAAGCAAGTGCGTACCGCAGAGCTAATGTTCAAGATGCCAACTGCGGACCAAATCCCCCGAAGAGAAGACGATGGTTCAGCCGCCTTCGAGACCCAAGAAGCCCGCGAAAAATTCATCGACGACTACATGACGCAGGCCAAGAAATTGGCCTCCGACATTGGAGTGCCCGAGTATTCGACCAACTTCCTCGACAAGGCTCTCGAACTGCTCTACTCCAACAGCTTTGATTCGCAAGCAGCTCTTGCCAAGTTGAAGAAAGCCAACAAATACAAAGATCTCAAAGAACCTCATCTGCGACCGGAAGAGCTTAAACTGTTCGAACAGGCTGTGACCAAGTATGGGTCGGAATGGCGCAACATCACTAAGCACGTCGGATCCGTGCCTCATCGGCAGATTGTTCGATTCTACTACATGTGGAAGAAAACCCCCCGTGGCAAGCAAATCTGGGGCAGTTACGAAGGCCGTCGCGGCAAGAAAGATATCCGACGCGCGAGTACCACTTCGAAATTGGTCGACGACGTTGCCGACGACCATGACGACTCCGCCTTTGACAGCGAGAAAGCGGTTGCCCTGAAACTGGGGTTCCAATGCAAATTTTGCAACACGCGCAGCTCACGACAGTGGCGGCGTGCTCCAGGAGTGCCTCCAGGTACTACCGTCTTCTCGGATCCTACCTcgaagaaggacaagggcCCTGCGCTTACAGTATCCCTTTGCATACAGTGTGCTTTGATGTGGCGGAAGTACGCCATCCAatgggaggatgttgatgagGTTGGAAAACGGATTGCGACCAGCGGCAACAAGtcgtggcggcggcgcatTGATGAGGAGCTCTTCACGCAGTTGATCATGGCAACTGAAACCCCGTTCATTATTACTGCAGCTACCGCGGCCGTTGCGGCTTCATTGAACATCCCGTTGGACAACCCCgtcctgcagctcgagggcAAGTTGGATGCTGCGAAGAGGAAAATGCGGACCGACAAAGATAGCACGGCAACGTCGACCGCAACCTCTGTCGAGCCCATGCCAAAGAAGGCCAAGGGCACCGATCTTCCGATTCTTCCTGATCCACCGAAGGCGAAGACTCTTTCGTGCGCGGTGTGCAACAGGGTCGAGCCCACCACAGGCGACCAGCACCTCTCATGTCGGGATTGTCGCCTGACTGTTCACCGCAACTGCTACGGAATTCAGGACTCGCGCCCCAACAATAAGTGGCTGTGCGATATGTGCTCTAATGACCGAAGTCCGTCGATCTCGACCACCTACGAATGCGTTCTCTGCCCTGTCTCATGGACGGAACACGATCTGATGGAGACATCCAAGAATACTAGTCGCAAGAAGTCCGATCGAGATAAGGAGAAAGAACGactggagaaggagatggttTCCGAGGCGATCAAGCTCTATCGGCAGAGACAAGAAGCTGTCGGCAAACCTGTCGGTCCTCGTGAACCATTGAAACGCACCGCTGGCAACAACTGGGCTCATGTCCAGTGTTCTTTGTGGACTCCTGAGCTCAAGTATGGAGATGCCAAAGAACTAGAGCCAGCCGAGGGATTCGGCTTTATCCCCAAGGAGCGGTGGCGTGAAGTTTGCAAGATCTGCAAGTCGAACAAGGGCGCGTGTGTCCCTTGCCACTTTACTGGTTGCAATGCCCACTTCCACATCGGCTGTGCTTTCAAGGCGCAATACCGCATCGGTTTCGATGTCACTCCCGTGAAGAGTTCCCGGCGCGACAGTGTACAGACCATTCGCCTTGGTGGCGAAGTTGGGGCGGCCGTGCCAGCGATTTATTGCCCTCACCACGCCGTGACCACTGTTGTGCATGAGATTGGCGAGCCGACGAGCCAAGACGGCGTCAATGCCCTGCAGCTGTTTGCCCAGACATACAAGCAGGCCGATCTCACTCTTACCGGGACTGTTCGGAGAGCAGCGTACATCCAGCAGTCGGTTGCAGCTCCACcgcaccatggcggacaCCGACGGGCCTCCACAAGCAATGGAGTCGCTGCTGCAAAAGACAAACCCCAGCCGACGCCAAGCGAGGATGCGCctgatgagatggatatCGATGCGGACGACCACGTCGCGCCTCGGATTGTGTCTGGCGTTGAGACGACCCGCAAGTGCGTCCGCTGCTCGTCCGAGTTTAGCCCGCGATGGTGGCCATACGGGCGACGCTTCGAAAGCCGGCCGTCATTAACAAATGGGGTCGGTTCGTCCTTCCATCCCCGTCATCCACCACAGCCTTTCGGACAACCCGGGGATGGCGAACAGGCGTACGAATGCCACAAATGTCATCTCAAGAACCCACCCGAGCCATCGCCAGACCCCCGACCCTCGCCCTATGCTGCGCAGCGACCACCCATGCTACCGACTCCACGAATGCCTGGTCATACCTTTGTGGCACATACCCACTCTGGCCCGAATAACAGCATGATTGGTCGTTCTCCGAGCTCGTACAGTGGTGGATACGAGCAGCGCCCCGGGGGTGACAATCGGCGCAATGGCATGTCGCCATCTGCCTATCCTTCTGCATCACCAGCACCCAGTCACCACTATCAAACGCCGCATCCGGCTGgccctccgccgccgtccCACTACCCTAGCACAGGCCCTCCGCCGCTCCAGTCTTACTCGACACATCAGAGCCCATACGGCCCTCTGTCGGCGCGATCACCACACCTGTCCCAGGCAGCCCCGGCTCCGCGCCCGTACGCCGCATCTGCATCCCCCCCTGTCGTGCAGGCAACGCCAGTCAACCGATCACCACAAAACTCGCTCAGCGCGCTTAACGGCGGACCGCCTCAGCGAATGTACTCGGGCGACCGGATCCTGGGCGCACCTTCGCACTCGCCCCCGGTCACGCAGGCGCGTCTCGCGGATCCGCGCGGCCGTACGCCTCCCAACCGCCCCGACGATACGCCTTCTCTCAGTGCCAGCCGGCCGCCGGGTATGAATGGCACCGGGTCTGGGTCCGGCGCCAGTGCCAGCCCCTCTCTCAAGAACCTTCTTTCTTAA
- a CDS encoding uncharacterized protein (ID:PFLUO_007187-T1.cds;~source:funannotate), with product MSDTMRAIAVKGGKGPATSLYVDQIAKPVPAPGQALVKLRAFGLNRMDLLQREGNYPVPPQAPVTMGVEFSGTIDSFGGDTPPDFKVGDAVLGLAYGGAYAEYIAVSTKMLLHKPKELSWEEAAGVPETWITASQALFLIGEFKAGQSVLWHAGASSVSISGIQLAKAEGAKAIYATVGSQEKIDFLEKELGVTKAFNYHTQDWAAEIQKATGGAGVDLTVDFIGATYFQGNLDVAARDGRVVMLGLMGGGKLPDGVNIAPLLFKRVRVEGSTLRSRDEEYQRRLRDTLVEHALPKFCDGTFRVFVEKVFPMEQIVAAHQLLESNTSKGKIICVVE from the exons ATGAGCGACACCATGCGGGCGATCG CCGTGAAAGGAGGCAAAGGCCCCGCGACCTCGCTGTACGTCGATCAGATCGCCAAACCCGTCCCCGCGCCGGGCCAGGCCCTGGTCAAGCTGCGCGCCTTCGGGCTCAACCGGATGGACCTCCTGCAGCGCGAGGGCAATTATCCTGTTCCGCCGCAGGCGCCTGTCACTATGGGCGTGGAGTTCTCCGGCACGATTGACAGCTTCGGCGGGGATACGCCACCGGATTTTAAGGTTGGGGATGCGGTTCTGGGACTTGCATATGGtg GTGCCTACGCCGAGTACATTGCCGTGTCGACCAAGATGCTCCTGCACAAGCCGAAAGAGCTGTCCTGGGAAGAGGCGGCGGGCGTGCCGGAG ACATGGATCACAGCCTCGCAGGCCCTGTTCCTGATCGGCGAGTTCAAGGCCGGCCAGTCCGTACTGTGGCATGCAGGGGCGTCCTCGGTGTCGATCTCCGGGATCCAGCTTGCCAAAGCAGAAGGGGCCAAGGCCATCTACGCGACGGTCGGATcgcaggagaagatcgactTCCTGGAGAAAGAACTAGGCGTGACTAAGGCGTTCAACTACCACACGCAGGACTGGGCCGCGGAGATCCAAAAGGCCACGGGCGGCGCCGGTGTCGACCTGACCGTCGACTTTATCGGGGCGACCTACTTCCAGGGCAATCTGGATGTGGCCGCGCGGGATGGCCGCGTGGTAATGCTGGGGTTGATGGGCGGGGGCAAGCTGCCAGATGGCGTCAACATTGCGCCGCTGCTGTTCAAGCGCGTCCGGGTCGAGGGGAGTACGCTCCGCAGCCGGGACGAAGAGTATCAGCGCCGGCTGCGTGATACGCTGGTGGAGCATGCGCTGCCCAAGTTCTGCGACGGGACGTTTCGGGTCTTTGTCGAGAAGGTGTTCCCCATGGAGCAAATTGTGGCGGCGCACCAGTTGCTGGAGAGTAACACGAGCAAGGGCAAGATTATCTGTGTGGTGGAGTGA
- a CDS encoding uncharacterized protein (ID:PFLUO_007188-T1.cds;~source:funannotate), with translation MGDPVECPGVYIDDRVRSERWVRRSSIDASMADVASSFPEEPASLQKDVEALLTVCKQIFLCHSGSSFGGKLAELSDDTGDDCTPIFAFFDVDFGSDEMNVARRKATRASWTDTAPPSPGSIHHTFTFSSQFDEAHGLSLLSGVSNDIQVQDYPNLVVPIAILRTATSRTVASDASSYFAPVEVLQGRSSSLTVEHKQIARCLDAGAVDVLTTPLDRARIQGLVVHAYRTRRAARKEMSRFLARKKLRKYSWVGVHDEQPYAYLREAMVSKLMKGICNPEETIEDFQDRELDIEPSRKPIIQELVGSWKFSAHEFSEDELVFGACEMLQHALTMPGLERWWLSPDELRSFLLACRAAYNSFVLYHNFRHAIDVLQCVFCFLLHIGALPPYEPIGQAAVPKSSIASLLSPFDSLTLLISAIGHDVGHPGVNNFFLVKLNSPLAQLYNDNSVLEAFHCAAFSQILRRQWPAAFKDKQLRKLLISSILATDMGVHQKFMERMGSLQEKFHENGKSVDGWKPQDVEMYKTLLCGLLIKCADISNVARPWKIAEKWTQILQEEFANQGEMEKEVGMETALFGGPPELGNIYKLATGQIGFMSIFAMPLFEGVSDLMPQLQFTVDHICRNKAQWQQLSNAGLSLPTEDQAEITVSPRSHSPPAQPTGDHDEDITPVGPTADAADAFRTPRSSTSMALQSIEPVVSPDTPGPQIEITGSSMGPDVSSRKSSSAMPDLAYFSLPGSSQQRDGSDGTSYHTPLTDVNRSSGDPAVLAAVLYANSTKRNTTSGDQTAESAADRPSSSRQGLSSSASRHHAHHSSSGRASAPTGSNRNSCARTQSISTYSNNMTPISPSTNATSFLAVDSGDESRISGDNSYQSDPGAPCDSSTRPSTSDAYTGEQSNSGSQGRSLGTSHSVTENGSSKDYTRTAVNGARSPTQSTATGESMKYKDSPGDASRDGQRRLPKKRSRLRLAFWRRRNHHQQEVRGGS, from the exons ATGGGGGATCCGGTGGAATGTCCGGGCGTGTACATCGACGACCGCGTCCGGTCGGAGCGATGGGTGCGCCGTAGTTCGATTGATGCCTCGATGGCTGACGTCGCGTCATCGTTCCCTGAAGAGCCCGCATCGTTGCAGAAGGATGTAGAGGCCCTCCTGACTGTGTGCAAGCAGA TCTTTCTCTGTCATAGCGGTTCCTCCTTCGGCGGGAAACTAGCCGAACTGAGCGACGATACTGGCGACGACTGTACCCCgatcttcgccttcttcgatGTGGATTTTGGCAGCGACGAAATGAATGTCGCCCGGCGCAAAGCCACCCGCGCGTCATGGACCGACACCGCTCCTCCATCACCCGGATCGATCCACCACACGTTCACATTCTCATCGCAGTTCGATGAAGCGCATGGCTTGTCGCTTTTGTCGGGGGTCTCCAACGATATCCAAGTCCAAGATTACCCGAATCTAGTGGTTCCGATCGCTATTCTGCGCACGGCTACTTCGCGCACGGTTGCTTCGGATGCGTCCAGCTATTTCGCACCAGTCGAAGTGTTGCAGGGACGGAGTAGTTCTTTGACAGTGGAGCATAAACAGATCGCCAGATGTCTGGATGCCGGTGCTGTGGATGTGTTGACCACTCCGCTGGATCGCGCAAGAATCCAGGGGCTCGTGGTTCATGCCTATCGCACCCGCCGGGCAGCCCGGAAAGAGATGTCCCGCTTCCTCGCCCGGAAAAAGCTGCGGAAATATTCGTGGGTCGGCGTTCACGATGAACAGCCCTACGCATACCTGCGGGAGGCGATGGTGTCCAAACTGATGAAGGGCATTTGCAATCCGGAGGAGACCATTGAGGATTTCCAAGATCGGGAGCTCGACATCGAGCCAAGCCGGAAACCCATCATCCAAGAGCTGGTGGGGAGCTGGAAATTCTCGGCCCATGAGTTCTCGGAAGATGAGTTGGTTTTCGGAGCGTGCGAAATGCTCCAGCATGCCCTCACCATGCCAGGGCTGGAGCGCTGGTGGTTGTCGCCCGATGAACTGCGGAGCTTTCTGCTCGCCTGTCGCGCCGCTTACAACAGCTTCGTTCTCTATCACAATTTCCGCCATGCGATCGATGTGTTGCAGTGTGtcttctgctttctgctTCATATTGGCGCATTACCCCCCTACGAGCCGATCGGCCAGGCCGCTGTTCCAAAATCCTCCATTGCCTCGCTTCTTTCGCCTTTCGACTCCCTCACTCTTCTAATTTCGGCAATTGGTCACGATGTCGGCCATCCGGGCGTGAACAATTTCTTCCTCGTTAAGCTCAATTCCCCTTTGGCGCAGCTCTACAACGACAATTCGGTTTTGGAGGCCTTCCACTGCGCAGCGTTCTCCCAGATTCTCCGCCGGCAATGGCCCGCTGCCTTCAAGGACAAGCAGCTACGGAAGCTTCTCATCAGCTCAATTCTGGCGACTGATATGGGCGTCCATCAAAAGTTCATGGAGCGGATGGGATCGCTGCAGGAGAAGTTCCACGAGAACGGCAAGTCCGTCGATGGCTGGAAACCTCAGGACGTGGAGATGTATAAGACCCTTCTCTGCGGCTTACTGATCAAGTGCGCCGACATCAGTAATGTCGCCCGGCCGTGGAAGATCGCGGAAAAGTGGACTCAGATCCTGCAGGAAGAATTTGCCAACCAAGGCGAAatggagaaggaggttggCATGGAGACTGCCCTCTTTGGCGGGCCACCAGAACTGGGCAACATTTACAAGTTGGCCACCGGCCAGATTGGATTCATGTCGATCTTCGCTATGCCGCTCTTTGAAGGTGTCTCCGATCTCATGCCACAATTACAGTTCACGGTGGATCACATCTGCCGCAACAAAGCGCAGTGGCAGCAACTCTCCAATGCCGGGTTAAGCCTTCCCACTGAAGACCAAGCCGAAATCACCGTCTCGCCTCGATCCCATAGCCCTCCAGCCCAGCCAACCGGGGACCACGACGAAGATATAACACCCGTCGGTCCTACGGCGGACGCAGCTGATGCGTTCAGAACTCCCCGGTCCTCCACGAGCATGGCACTCCAATCTATTGAACCCGTTGTCTCACCAGATACCCCCGGTCCTCAGATCGAGATCACAGGCAGTTCAATGGGGCCCGATGTGTCGTCTCGGAAGTCATCGAGTGCCATGCCAGACCTCGCATACTTTTCTCTTCCCGGGTCGTCGCAACAGAGGGATGGGTCCGATGGAACATCGTATCATACGCCGCTCACAGATGTGAACCGTTCTTCCGGGGACCCCGCCGTTTTGGCCGCTGTCTTATACGCCAACTCAACAAAGAGAAACACGACCAGCGGCGACCAGACAGCCGAGTCAGCAGCCGACAGACCGAGCAGCTCTCGCCAGGGCCTTTCATCATCAGCTTCGCGTCATCATGCACACCATAGCTCCTCGGGTCGCGCGTCTGCTCCAACGGGTTCAAACCGCAACAGTTGCGCGCGAACGCAAAGTATCAGTACCTACAGCAACAACATGACCCCGatctcgccctcgaccaACGCCACCAGCTTTTTGGCGGTAGACAGCGGTGATGAAAGCCGAATTTCTGGAGACAATTCATACCAAAGTGACCCTGGTGCTCCATGCGACAGCAGCACTCGTCCCAGCACATCAGATGCCTACACCGGAGAACAGAGCAACAGCGGTAGCCAAGGCCGGAGCTTGGGGACCAGCCATTCTGTAACTGAGAACGGATCCAGCAAGGACTACACCAGGACCGCCGTCAACGGAGCTCGCAGCCCGACCCAGTCGACAGCGACCGGGGAGAGCATGAAATACAAGGATTCTCCAGGGGATGCCTCTCGTGATGGGCAGCGCAGGCTTCCGAAAAAGCGGAGTCGCCTGCGACTTGCTTTCTGGAGACGCCGcaatcaccaccagcaggaAGTCCGCGGTGGGTCTTGA
- a CDS encoding uncharacterized protein (ID:PFLUO_007189-T1.cds;~source:funannotate), with translation MTEPTPAIEQKPPTATIPKTSNTAREQVHLPRIAIAFCTQCRWMLRAAYFAQELLSTFGTDLGEVALVPMTGGVFTVTIWHASSQMPTGAETEVGLGPGPVTRETLLWDRKRDGGFPDTKILKSLVRNVIAPDRDLGHTDRALKKKADEEEAAKQSDKKECEDCK, from the exons ATGACGGAACCAACACCCGCAATCGAGCAGAAACCGcccaccgccaccatccCCAAGACTAGCAACACCGCCCGCGAGCAAGTGCATCTCCCGCGCATCGCAATCGCATTCTGCACGCAGTGCCGTTGGATGCTGCGCGCTGCATAC TTCGCCCAGGAACTCCTCTCCACCTTCGGCACCGACCTCGGTGAAGTTGCCCTCGTGCCCATGACGGGCGGTGTCTTCACCGTGACGATCTGGCACGCTTCATCGCAAATGCCAACGGGTGCGGAGACGGAGGTCGGACTCGGACCCGGCCCAGTAACAAGGGAGACACTGCTGTGGGATCGGAAGCGGGATGGGGGGTTTCCTG ATACCAAGATCCTCAAGTCGCTGGTGCGCAATGTCATTGCTCCCGATAGGGACCTGGGACATACGGATCgggcgttgaagaagaaggcggatgaggaggaggctgcAAAGCAGAGTGACAAAAAAGAATGCGAGGATTGCAAGTGA
- a CDS encoding uncharacterized protein (ID:PFLUO_007190-T1.cds;~source:funannotate): MPSYELRSGGDVKNKKQSVADLKYRRLTELNARLKEDLDRPRVKVSEAALSLISYCNNTRDFMVPSVWGQVDKREDPYAPQQQAGCCTVM, from the exons ATGCCGAGCTACGAACTTCGATCCGGGGGTGAtgtcaagaacaagaagcagagCGTGGCCGACCTCAAGTACCGCCGGTTGACTGAGCTCAATGCCCGTTTAaaggaggatctggatcgTCCACGGGTCAAGGTGTCCGAGGCAGCTCTCTC GCTCATCAGCTACTGCAACAACACCCGCGACTTCATGGTTCCGTCCGTATGGGGACAG GTCGACAAGCGCGAGGACCCCTACgctccgcagcagcaggccggCTGCTGCACTGTCATGTAA